A genomic region of Mesobacillus jeotgali contains the following coding sequences:
- a CDS encoding iron-sulfur cluster biosynthesis family protein — protein MKIEIKEAALEELSKVQFSDSEGIRILAEFVGTCSIATDIQLHIEEKQADDEVITESGINFFVPEKSLESLPSKIFLDFKPGFGYKISSAEETFGYNFKLKSRNEK, from the coding sequence ATGAAAATCGAAATTAAAGAGGCAGCATTGGAAGAGTTGAGTAAGGTCCAATTCAGCGATAGTGAAGGAATAAGAATTTTAGCAGAGTTTGTTGGGACATGTTCGATCGCAACGGACATTCAACTGCACATCGAAGAAAAGCAGGCTGATGATGAAGTGATTACAGAAAGCGGTATTAACTTTTTTGTACCAGAAAAATCGCTGGAGTCCCTTCCAAGCAAAATATTCTTGGATTTTAAGCCTGGTTTCGGCTATAAAATATCCTCTGCCGAAGAGACATTTGGCTACAACTTCAAGTTAAAATCACGAAATGAAAAATAA
- the mbcS gene encoding acyl-CoA synthetase MbcS: MNREQLIAPQKYNLVSEMERFAQDQERKAIVWENEAGSTKEITYHELLNNANRIGNVFSEHGLQQGDVVLVVVPRLIEAYQVYIASLKMGLVVIPSSEMLRTKDFQYRINHGDVKAIVSYAPFTEEFAGIEEADNLPKFVIGDEREGWIHLDAEMVNASADLPLAPTERDDMAFLSYTSGTTGNPKGVVHTHGWAYAHLRTAATNWLGIEDGDTVWATAGPGWQKWIWSPFLSVMGTGATGLVYQGKFEPQKYLTLLQKYNVNVLCCTPTEYRLMAKVENLSDFNLPGLHSAVSAGEPLNREVIDTFKKHFNVEVRDGYGQTENTLLVGVTKGMELRPGSMGKPTPGNRVEIINENGEPCAPGEVGDIAVHVETPALFKNYYKDPERTAMQFRGDYYVTGDKASKDEEGYFWFEGRGDDIIISSGYTIGPFEVEDALVKHPYVSECAVVASPDEIRGHIVKAFVVLRDGVSPEQENLVAELQQHVKELTAPYKYPRKIEFLEELPKTTSGKIRRIELRKKELEGAK, translated from the coding sequence ATGAACAGGGAACAATTAATTGCGCCGCAAAAGTATAATCTTGTATCTGAAATGGAGCGCTTCGCTCAGGATCAAGAAAGAAAAGCGATTGTCTGGGAAAATGAAGCAGGCAGCACGAAAGAAATTACATACCATGAACTTCTAAATAATGCGAATAGAATTGGAAACGTTTTCTCGGAACATGGCTTGCAACAGGGGGATGTCGTTTTGGTCGTCGTGCCGAGATTGATTGAGGCCTATCAGGTTTATATTGCATCGTTGAAAATGGGCTTAGTTGTCATCCCTAGTTCGGAAATGCTAAGAACTAAGGATTTTCAATATCGGATCAACCATGGCGACGTAAAAGCAATTGTAAGCTATGCTCCTTTTACAGAAGAATTCGCAGGAATAGAGGAAGCGGATAACCTGCCTAAGTTTGTTATTGGAGACGAAAGAGAAGGCTGGATCCATCTGGATGCAGAAATGGTTAATGCTTCGGCTGACCTTCCGCTGGCACCTACTGAACGCGATGACATGGCATTCCTTAGCTACACTTCCGGAACGACAGGCAATCCTAAAGGGGTCGTCCATACACATGGATGGGCATATGCGCATCTTCGCACAGCAGCAACAAATTGGCTTGGGATTGAGGATGGTGACACTGTCTGGGCGACAGCAGGTCCTGGCTGGCAAAAGTGGATCTGGAGTCCGTTTTTATCTGTAATGGGAACTGGTGCAACCGGCCTGGTTTATCAGGGGAAATTCGAGCCCCAAAAGTATTTGACACTGCTGCAAAAATATAATGTGAATGTCCTTTGCTGCACACCGACTGAATACCGTCTGATGGCAAAGGTGGAAAATTTAAGTGATTTTAATCTGCCAGGACTTCACAGTGCTGTTTCTGCGGGAGAACCGCTTAATCGGGAAGTAATTGATACATTTAAAAAGCATTTCAATGTCGAGGTGCGCGACGGTTATGGACAGACAGAAAATACATTGCTTGTCGGCGTGACAAAAGGCATGGAATTGAGACCGGGATCGATGGGCAAGCCAACGCCTGGAAACCGGGTCGAAATTATCAATGAAAACGGTGAGCCTTGTGCTCCAGGAGAAGTCGGGGATATCGCTGTCCATGTTGAAACACCAGCTTTGTTCAAGAACTATTACAAGGATCCAGAGCGGACAGCGATGCAGTTCCGTGGTGATTACTACGTAACAGGGGATAAAGCGAGCAAAGATGAAGAAGGCTACTTCTGGTTTGAAGGACGCGGAGACGACATCATCATCAGCTCTGGCTATACAATCGGGCCTTTCGAAGTTGAGGATGCACTTGTAAAACATCCTTACGTAAGTGAATGTGCAGTAGTAGCATCACCTGATGAAATCCGCGGTCATATCGTAAAAGCCTTTGTTGTCCTGCGAGACGGCGTCAGCCCTGAACAGGAGAACCTTGTAGCTGAGCTGCAGCAGCACGTGAAAGAATTAACGGCTCCATATAAATACCCAAGGAAAATCGAGTTCCTTGAAGAACTTCCAAAAACAACTTCAGGAAAAATTCGCCGCATAGAATTGCGCAAGAAGGAATTGGAAGGGGCAAAATAA
- a CDS encoding alpha/beta-type small acid-soluble spore protein translates to MANNNSSNQLLVPGVSQALDQMKYEIASEFGVQLGGETTSRANGSVGGEITKRLVQMAEQQLGGGYSR, encoded by the coding sequence ATGGCAAACAACAACAGCTCAAATCAACTTCTAGTACCTGGAGTATCACAAGCTCTTGACCAAATGAAGTACGAAATCGCTTCTGAATTTGGTGTACAGCTAGGCGGAGAAACTACTTCTCGCGCTAACGGTTCTGTAGGTGGAGAGATCACTAAGCGTTTAGTTCAAATGGCTGAACAACAACTTGGTGGCGGATACTCTCGCTAA
- the thiI gene encoding tRNA uracil 4-sulfurtransferase ThiI encodes MMYDRILVRYGEISTKGRNRNKFIDRLRKNIKRALRDYPNAAIKAERDRMFILLNGEESDGIVEKLKEIFGIQSFSPAVKVEKDLDKMKDAALELFRKIHKPGQTFKITAKRSDKTFELDTNGINSEFGGHILRNVDDLKVDVRNPDINLQIEIRKEAAYISAETIKGAGGLPAASAGKGMLMLSGGIDSPVAGYLSMKRGLEVEGVHFFSPPFTSERAKQKVIDLSEKLAEVNGHFALHIVPFTEIQQAIHKQIPENYTMTTTRRIMLRITDAIREKQGGLAIITGESLGQVASQTLESMYAINEVTTTPIIRPLITMDKLQIMDIAHDIDTHDISIRPYEDCCTVFVPSSPKTKPKLDKVQNFESFFDFEELIQKAVEGTERMVLKPASERKDDSMDDLF; translated from the coding sequence ATGATGTATGACCGTATTTTGGTTCGTTATGGAGAAATATCGACTAAAGGAAGAAACAGGAATAAATTCATTGATCGACTTAGAAAAAATATTAAAAGAGCTTTAAGGGACTATCCGAATGCAGCCATCAAGGCAGAACGGGATCGCATGTTCATCCTTCTTAATGGTGAAGAAAGTGACGGAATTGTAGAGAAGTTGAAAGAAATATTCGGGATTCAATCCTTCAGCCCGGCTGTAAAAGTTGAAAAGGATCTCGATAAAATGAAAGATGCTGCACTTGAACTTTTCAGGAAGATTCATAAGCCGGGCCAGACTTTTAAAATCACTGCTAAACGTTCGGACAAGACATTTGAATTGGATACAAACGGGATCAATTCGGAGTTCGGCGGCCATATTTTAAGGAATGTTGATGACTTGAAAGTGGACGTCCGCAACCCTGATATAAATCTTCAGATCGAAATTAGAAAAGAAGCTGCCTATATTTCGGCAGAAACAATAAAAGGTGCTGGCGGACTCCCTGCTGCCTCTGCGGGCAAAGGAATGCTGATGCTTTCCGGGGGAATTGACAGTCCTGTAGCAGGATATCTTTCTATGAAGAGAGGCCTCGAGGTTGAAGGCGTCCATTTCTTCAGTCCACCATTTACAAGTGAGAGAGCAAAACAAAAGGTTATTGATCTTTCGGAAAAACTTGCAGAGGTAAACGGGCATTTCGCACTTCATATTGTGCCGTTCACTGAGATCCAGCAGGCAATCCACAAGCAAATACCGGAAAACTATACGATGACAACGACAAGGAGAATTATGCTCCGCATAACGGACGCCATCAGGGAAAAACAGGGCGGCCTTGCAATCATCACTGGTGAAAGTCTTGGGCAGGTAGCAAGCCAGACGCTTGAAAGCATGTATGCGATCAATGAAGTGACTACTACACCAATCATCAGACCTTTGATTACAATGGACAAACTTCAAATCATGGATATTGCTCATGATATTGATACTCATGACATATCAATCCGACCATATGAGGATTGCTGTACGGTCTTTGTTCCTTCTTCACCGAAAACTAAGCCAAAGCTCGATAAGGTTCAAAACTTTGAAAGCTTCTTCGACTTTGAGGAATTGATTCAAAAAGCCGTCGAAGGAACTGAGCGTATGGTTCTCAAACCGGCTTCGGAACGAAAAGATGATTCAATGGATGACCTATTTTAA
- a CDS encoding cysteine desulfurase family protein, translated as MIYLDNSATTKPYKEVLDSFLKVSEDFFGNPSSLHKIGGQAEKLLQQARSQVARLLNVKETEILFTSGGTESNNLAIKGIAMAHRERGRHIITTSIEHASIHNAMVQLESLGYEITYIKPDADGFISADSIEKEMRDDTILVSVIHVNNEVGTIQPIKEIGKLLKKYPKAFLHVDYVQGVGKVPLNFYEAGIHLATISGHKFHGLKGTGALFIKEGVTLSPLFSGGNQEWKQRSGTENVAGMVAMAKALRLTVEQRTEKLNQMVEAMEILRSGINQIKEITIHTPMDNRAPHILNFSIKGLKAETFVHALEEKNIYVSTTSACSSKKKAASKTLLAMGVSQEEAESAIRVSLTYSNTAEEAEIAAKAIAETVKHLSEVVKK; from the coding sequence ATGATTTACTTAGACAACAGTGCCACAACTAAACCCTATAAAGAAGTATTGGACTCATTTTTAAAAGTCTCAGAGGATTTTTTCGGAAATCCTTCATCACTTCATAAAATCGGTGGGCAGGCAGAGAAGCTGCTTCAGCAGGCGCGTTCTCAGGTTGCCAGGCTGCTGAATGTAAAAGAAACGGAAATCCTGTTCACTTCCGGAGGGACGGAAAGCAATAATCTTGCTATAAAAGGAATTGCGATGGCCCACCGCGAAAGAGGCAGGCATATCATAACCACAAGCATTGAACATGCTTCCATCCACAATGCGATGGTACAGCTTGAATCACTCGGATATGAAATAACATATATAAAGCCTGATGCAGATGGCTTTATCAGCGCGGATTCGATCGAAAAAGAAATGCGTGATGATACCATTCTTGTGTCTGTGATTCATGTAAATAATGAAGTCGGCACGATTCAGCCTATAAAGGAAATTGGAAAACTTCTAAAAAAGTATCCAAAAGCATTCTTACATGTTGACTATGTTCAGGGAGTCGGTAAGGTACCATTGAACTTTTACGAAGCCGGGATCCATTTGGCCACCATCTCGGGGCATAAATTCCATGGCCTGAAAGGGACAGGCGCATTGTTCATAAAAGAAGGTGTCACCTTGTCTCCATTATTCTCCGGCGGAAATCAGGAATGGAAGCAGCGGAGCGGAACCGAAAATGTAGCCGGCATGGTTGCGATGGCAAAGGCATTAAGGCTGACGGTTGAACAAAGGACAGAAAAGCTGAATCAAATGGTGGAGGCTATGGAAATATTAAGAAGTGGTATAAACCAAATCAAGGAAATCACCATTCACACGCCAATGGATAATCGTGCGCCCCACATATTGAACTTTTCCATCAAGGGTTTGAAGGCAGAAACATTTGTACATGCGCTGGAAGAAAAAAATATATATGTATCAACCACAAGCGCCTGCTCTTCAAAAAAGAAGGCTGCAAGCAAGACTTTGCTGGCAATGGGAGTGTCACAAGAGGAAGCGGAAAGCGCAATCAGGGTCAGCCTGACATACAGCAATACAGCAGAAGAAGCAGAGATAGCAGCAAAGGCAATAGCTGAGACAGTAAAACATTTAAGCGAGGTAGTAAAGAAATGA
- the ezrA gene encoding septation ring formation regulator EzrA yields the protein MEYIIGGIAILIILFLIGYFMKRKYYSEVDRYESWKIDIMNRPVLDEMSKVKQLNMTGQTEELFERWRQEWDELVTSKLPGIEDYLFDAEEYIDKYRFKKAKESLAVIDRKLTETEDKIKKILGELNELVGSEEKNREEIDGLKEQYRDNKKNLLSHRHSFGSAEASLEALLENIQAKFIEFDEKTDNGNYLEARETVLSIQALLEQVSSKMESIPALLHDCQSVIPAQVSELKDGVREMAAQGYVLDHLNAEKEVEEIVKELTEYRASLEKGDVEIAEQGIQGLKERVEKLFDLLEAEVLAKQYITKTEHEAKETLVKAITESKTLKEETKHIQESYHLNDKELSAQTNVEQQLKGLLKRFELIDHRITENDTAQSLIKVELEEAKQQLDALVEEQKVLMEKLSALRKDEMAARDKVWDLSKKISELIRIVSKSNMPGLSQEYKYLLGDANESIKQVNEKLEEKPLDIPVVQQYLEIAVLTVEKLEASTEEIVETVMLAERVIQYGNRYRSRYPSVDRGLREAEEYFRNYDYRDALEQAATSIEEVDPGALKRIEQMLAEKE from the coding sequence TAATCGGCGGAATAGCTATATTGATAATTCTTTTTTTAATCGGATATTTTATGAAACGGAAGTATTACAGTGAGGTCGACCGGTATGAGTCATGGAAAATCGATATCATGAACCGGCCGGTACTGGATGAAATGTCAAAGGTAAAACAGCTGAACATGACAGGCCAGACAGAGGAGCTTTTCGAGCGCTGGCGCCAGGAATGGGATGAACTTGTTACGTCCAAGCTGCCAGGGATCGAAGATTATTTGTTCGATGCTGAGGAGTACATTGACAAATACAGATTCAAAAAGGCTAAGGAATCCCTTGCCGTCATTGATCGCAAGCTGACGGAAACAGAGGATAAGATTAAAAAAATACTCGGTGAGTTGAATGAACTTGTCGGAAGCGAAGAGAAAAACCGTGAAGAAATCGATGGCCTGAAAGAGCAATACAGGGATAATAAGAAAAACCTTCTGTCACACCGCCACAGCTTTGGAAGTGCTGAGGCTAGTCTCGAAGCTTTGCTTGAAAACATCCAGGCAAAATTCATCGAGTTTGATGAAAAGACGGATAATGGGAATTACCTTGAAGCAAGGGAGACCGTGTTGTCCATCCAGGCATTGCTTGAACAGGTATCCAGCAAGATGGAATCCATTCCAGCGCTACTGCATGATTGCCAGTCGGTCATTCCTGCCCAAGTCAGCGAACTGAAGGACGGAGTCAGGGAGATGGCTGCACAGGGGTATGTACTTGACCATCTGAACGCAGAAAAAGAGGTTGAGGAAATCGTAAAGGAATTGACCGAATATCGGGCTTCCCTGGAAAAGGGCGATGTTGAAATCGCTGAACAGGGCATTCAGGGGTTAAAGGAACGTGTTGAGAAGTTATTCGATCTCCTTGAAGCTGAGGTTCTGGCTAAACAATACATTACGAAGACAGAACACGAGGCAAAAGAAACCCTCGTAAAAGCAATAACAGAAAGCAAGACGTTGAAAGAAGAGACAAAGCATATCCAGGAGAGCTATCATCTGAATGATAAAGAGTTGTCGGCACAAACGAATGTAGAACAACAGCTCAAAGGCTTGCTTAAGCGATTTGAATTAATCGATCACAGAATTACTGAAAATGATACAGCACAAAGCCTGATAAAGGTGGAGCTTGAAGAAGCGAAGCAGCAGCTTGATGCACTTGTTGAAGAGCAAAAAGTATTGATGGAAAAGTTGAGTGCCCTAAGGAAGGATGAAATGGCGGCCAGGGATAAAGTATGGGATCTGTCGAAAAAGATTTCCGAACTGATCCGTATTGTCTCCAAAAGCAATATGCCTGGTTTGTCACAGGAATACAAATACCTTCTTGGAGATGCAAATGAAAGCATTAAACAAGTCAATGAAAAGCTTGAGGAGAAGCCGCTGGATATTCCTGTTGTCCAACAGTATTTAGAAATCGCTGTGCTGACGGTTGAAAAGCTTGAAGCATCGACTGAAGAAATCGTCGAGACAGTCATGCTGGCTGAGCGAGTCATTCAATATGGCAACAGATACCGCAGCCGATATCCTTCGGTTGACCGGGGACTCCGGGAAGCAGAAGAGTATTTCCGGAATTACGATTATCGCGATGCACTTGAACAGGCGGCAACTTCAATTGAAGAAGTAGATCCTGGTGCCCTGAAGAGAATCGAGCAAATGTTAGCTGAAAAAGAGTGA